CCAAGAAAACCCCACAGGGCTACCTTATGAACAACCGACCACTCTTCCATTGTCATCCCGCCATTATGCCTGATACACAATCAGGTTAATCACCTTGCTGATTTTAGGATTTCGCCGTCTGCTTACCAACCCAGAAATTACTAATAGCCTCATAAACAGTACCGAACCAGAACTAGTTGCCTTCCCGATCCATCTTCTTAAGCCGCGCTTTGGCGTTAACCACTACCCTGTGATTTGGAAACGAGTTGAGGACAAAATTAAGCGTTTCCCGCGCCTTCATGTAAGCACCATACTCGTATTGAATGTAACCGACCTTCAGGTATGAGGCCGGTATCCGCGGACTGTCCATAAAACGATTGATAACGGTTTGAAACGCACCAAGCGACTGACTGAACTCACGGGTGACAAAACGGGCTTCCCCCATCCAGTACCAGGCGTCGTCGGTCAACTCACTATTTGGAAAGCGCTGTATAAACTGTGTAAAGGCCACCGCAGCATCGGCGTAACGGCTTTGTTTAAGCAAATCGAATGCGGTATCGTAGGTTTCTTCTTCAGAAACCGACACAGCCTTACTGACAGTTGTTGAATTTAGGGTCTGCCCTGACGTTACCTTCGTCTGGATGGCACTCCCCACGACGACCGAGTCCGCTATGTTTTCATCTGTATCGGTAGTCGCGTCTGCCTCAGCATCTGATGCATTGATACTGGAACCGGTAGTCTCAGTTTCTGAAACACCACTGCTTGGCTCACGAGTACTCTGGGATAGGTCAGCAGCCTGTGTAGGCTCGGTGGGTACCAGCGAGCTGGGAGCCGGCCCACCCTCTCCAGGCGTCGGCATCGACGCCGTGACTCTTTCTTCCTGGCGAAGTCGAGCGTCAAGGTCGTCATAAAGCTCGCGCTGGCGCCGTCTGAGCTTTTCTAACTCAAACGCCTGAATATCGAGCTGATTACGTAACGAACTGATTTCACGGCGTAAATCTTCAATCAGGGCTGCTGTTTCAGGACCAGAGCCGGTGAGCACCGCTGATGTCGGCGTGTCACCCCCGGAGACAACAGATATCAGGGGGGCCGAAGACTGCTCTTTTGTAGGAACACCAAATAACGACTTGGTCGTTTCCCATAGCGGCTGACAGTCCCCGCTGCGGGTGTTCTCTTCTTGCCCCTCGGGACAAGCTGCCCATGCGACGGACATATTCGCAGACAGGACCAAGGCGACCCCAAGCATCAGCCGACACGACGCGACTGCAGCGCGGGTACATCTTCTCATAGGAAATGCCGTGCCTGAACTAAACCCCGCCGCTAACCCGTACTACTCAATATAGGAGTTCAACACGGCGATTCAGCGACCAGGCGCTTTCATCGTGTTCCATCGCGACAGGCCGCTCTTCCCCGTAGGAAATACTGCGTATGCCATCCGGCATAACACCCATCATCTGGAACAACTCTGCCACTGCGTTGGCACGTCGTTCGCCAAGGGCAAGGTTGTATTCGCGCGTACCCCGTTCATCGGCGTGACCCTCCAGTACAACGGCCATTCCTGGATTTCCAGCAAGATATTCTGCATGCGCCTCAACAATACGTTGCGCTTCCGGTGTCAAGGCGTTGCTGTCGAATTCAAAGTAGATTACCCGGGTGCCAAGAGGGTCATCGAGGTCCAGAGTATTGTCCATGGTCGTGAGCACCTGAACTGAGCCTGAGTCATCTGAACTCAGCCCCGACGACGTTGCATCTGCCTGGAGATTGACGCTGGAGTCTTCGACTTCTGCTGAACCCTTTTTCTTGGTGGCCGCACAGCCTACCAGAACCACACTCAGTAA
The sequence above is a segment of the Gammaproteobacteria bacterium genome. Coding sequences within it:
- the ybgF gene encoding tol-pal system protein YbgF, whose translation is MRRCTRAAVASCRLMLGVALVLSANMSVAWAACPEGQEENTRSGDCQPLWETTKSLFGVPTKEQSSAPLISVVSGGDTPTSAVLTGSGPETAALIEDLRREISSLRNQLDIQAFELEKLRRRQRELYDDLDARLRQEERVTASMPTPGEGGPAPSSLVPTEPTQAADLSQSTREPSSGVSETETTGSSINASDAEADATTDTDENIADSVVVGSAIQTKVTSGQTLNSTTVSKAVSVSEEETYDTAFDLLKQSRYADAAVAFTQFIQRFPNSELTDDAWYWMGEARFVTREFSQSLGAFQTVINRFMDSPRIPASYLKVGYIQYEYGAYMKARETLNFVLNSFPNHRVVVNAKARLKKMDREGN
- the pal gene encoding peptidoglycan-associated lipoprotein Pal, with product MRRIFHFSLVLLLSVVLVGCAATKKKGSAEVEDSSVNLQADATSSGLSSDDSGSVQVLTTMDNTLDLDDPLGTRVIYFEFDSNALTPEAQRIVEAHAEYLAGNPGMAVVLEGHADERGTREYNLALGERRANAVAELFQMMGVMPDGIRSISYGEERPVAMEHDESAWSLNRRVELLY